Proteins encoded within one genomic window of Manis pentadactyla isolate mManPen7 chromosome 4, mManPen7.hap1, whole genome shotgun sequence:
- the SRM gene encoding spermidine synthase, whose translation MEPCPDGPAASSPAAIREGWFRETCSLWPGQALSLQVEQLLHHQRSQYQDILVFRSKSYGNVLVLDGVIQCTERDEFSYQEMIANLPLCSHPNPRKVLIIGGGDGGVLREVVKHPSVESVVQCEIDEDVIRVSKKFLPSMAIGYSSSKLTLHVGDGFEFMKQNQDAFDVIITDSSDPMGPAESLFKESYYQLMKTALKGDGILCCQGECQWLHLDLIKEMRQFCKSLFPVVDYAYCTIPTYPSGQIGFMLCSKDPSTNFREPVRQLMQKQVEQMQLKYYNSDVHRAAFILPEFARKALNDVS comes from the exons ATGGAGCCCTGTCCCGACGGCCCCGCCGCCTCCAGCCCAGCTGCCATTCGCGAGGGCTGGTTCCGGGAGACGTGCAGCCTGTGGCCCGGCCAGGCCCTGTCGCTGCAGGTGGAGCAGCTGCTACACCATCAGCGCTCGCAGTACCAGGATATCCTTGTCTTCCGCAG TAAGAGCTACGGCAACGTGCTGGTGTTGGACGGCGTCATCCAGTGCACAGAGAGAGACGAGTTTTCCTACCAGGAGATGATAGCCAACCTGCCCCTCTGCAGCCACCCCAATCCCCGCAAG GTGCTGATCATCGGCGGCGGGGATGGGGGTGTCCTACGGGAGGTGGTGAAGCATCCCTCCGTGGAATCGGTGGTCCAGTGTGAGATCGATGAG GATGTCATTCGGGTCTCCAAGAAGTTCCTGCCCAGCATGGCCATTGGCTACTCCAGCTCAAAGCTGACGCTACATGTGGGTGACGGTTTTGAGTTCATGAAACAGAACCAGGATGCCTTCGATGTTATTATCACTGACTCCTCAGACCCCATGG GTCCTGCTGAGAGTCTCTTCAAGGAGTCCTATTACCAGCTCATGAAGACGGCCCTCAAGGGGGATGGCATCCTCTGCTGCCAGG GGGAGTGCCAGTGGCTGCACCTGGACCTCATTAAGGAGATGCGGCAGTTCTGCAAGTCTCTCTTCCCCGTAGTGGACTACGCGTACTGCACCATCCCCACCTATCCCAGCGGGCAGATTGGCTTCATGCTGTGCAGCAAAGACCCA AGCACCAACTTCCGGGAGCCTGTGCGGCAGCTGATGCAGAAGCAGGTGGAACAGATGCAGCTGAAATACTACAACTCTGATGTACATCGCGCAGCCTTCATTCTGCCCGAGTTTGCCCGCAAG GCCCTGAATGATGTGAGCTGA